A stretch of DNA from Kazachstania africana CBS 2517 chromosome 3, complete genome:
GGAACAACAACTTTTGCACCCTTATCAATAGCATCTTTCTTATGAGCCTCCACTTTTTTAActgcattttcattaattaaACAACCCAGTGTagcattttcatcaaagcCATAGCCTATCTTAAATTTGGatacttttgaagaaagtaatTTTGTGAAATCACgaataatatttgaatgaacATAAACCCTGTTAATACAAACGCAAGTTTGTCCTAATGACCTGAATTTGGATGCAATAACTTGTTCTGCAGCTTGCTCTAAATCCGcatcttcaaaaacaaTAACAGGCGCGTTACCACCCAGTTCTAGAGATAGTTTTTTTAGGGTAGTGGCTGATTGtttcattaaaatcttGCCTACTCTTGTAGAACCTGTAAAACTTACCTTCTTAACCTTAGATGATTCACATAATCTATTTCCAAGCTCTGGGGTATTTTTATGTGATAGGATAATGTTCACTACACCTTTAGCAAAACCAGCCTTTTCAATTAGAGTGCCTAAAGCTAGCGCCGACAGGGGAGTGGAAGAATCAGGCTTGATAACCACTGTACATCCAGCTGCTAGGGCAGCAGCAGCCTTTCTTGCTATCATAGCACTTGGAAAATTCCAAGGACATATAATACCACATACTCCGACAGGTTGTCTAATGGTGAAGACACGATTGGTCGGGGTACTTGTTTGTATAGTATTACCATAAATACGCGGTGCCTCCTCCGCaaaccattgaaaataagaCGCAGCATATTTAATTTCACCTCTTGCTTCAGCTAAAGTCTTACCATTTTCCCaagtaataattttggCTAAATCTTCCTCATTTTCTATCATAAGGTTGTATAAATTCCTCAACCAGACAGCTCTTTGCCTGGGCAATGTATTCTTATAGCTCTTGAATGCATCATGTGCCATTTCAATGGAATAATCGACCTGAGAAAGTGATAATTCGGGTAGCGTAGCTATTACTTCACCAGAAGCAGGATTTGTAACGTCAAAATATTCCTTAGCATCATTTATCCACTCACCATTGATAAGAGCACCATTTTTAATCAGATCTTGATTAGCAAACTTTGGATTAGGAAACTGTGGTTGTcccatttttattttgctaTTTAACAGAAGAGAAAGGAAGCTTTTGTTACAAtatcatatatattctaCAAGTCATCTCTTTTATAGGCAGCgatattaatttttttaccCTTTATCAGATAGGCGATGAGGAAATTTGCTCAGTATATAACGAATCTAAAATTATTGAGAACAAAAATATCGATTTGACGCCAcctattattattattattattattattattattaattaattaataAACTATTATATAGTTGGACCATTTTTCTTACTCTCTATGTACAATGAAACATGTAGTGAATAATACGTTTAACCATTGACTATgggaaaggaaaaaaaatagaatatgAATTACTGTTAGATTAAATAAAAGTATACAAAAGTCAAATCTGCTTGTCAAAAATGTATCACACTAGGCGATAAATGCTAACACTTGAATGCAGGGTATCAATGGGAGAGTTTTGCCCTCTGTGGCGAAGACAATTCTTCATTCTGGGTACTAGAACTGTAGTATTGATTACTAGAGGCTCCAGCAGCTGTATATGCCGGTCTTGTGAATTGCAAATCATCAGAACTATCGTCATCTCTCACAACGGCGGGTCTTGGATGTTCTAAAGAGGAGTCTGACAAAGTACTTGTATTTACGGGTCCCGGATTAGTTCGCTCAACTTTATCATTCATATGAAATTCACCTCGTTCATCAAAATAACCCAAATCATGCACATTTGCAGTTTCTGTGTATTCTGGGACATAATCGATATGATTGTCGCCTTCATTATACTGCCTTTGGGATTGTCTATAGGAAGGTGGTGTTAACCACGAGGTACCTCTTATAGGGGCCTGACCCAGACGATATCTCTTCCTGTTGGTTATGATGGTGCCAAAAAGTAAAGAACTATCAGTACAACAAAGATTATGAAGAGCAACCATCTTCCCCAATTCcaggaagaagaagaccCATCGGATGATGTGTAGTACCAGAATCTCTTTTGATAGTTAGATAAATGGGAAATAGTATTTCTAGCTTGTTTGTCTGTGATAATCATTGTATGCCTAACTGCTAGTCACTTACTATCCTGTTGTTAAGCATCAACGAGTGCAAATAAGTGGTGATGATTTCAACTGTTTTTATTCTGATCCACggattcttcttttttttttttttaccttTGCCTTGCAGGGCGTAGTGACAGATTCCTAGTCATGGCTTCCAGTTAAAAGAGGCATCAACAATTTGTGGGGTGGATAACCGCTGAAATAACAGAAGTTTAGTGGGATTCTTGGCTGTTAGAGGAGAATATACAATCAAGAGTCTGTAGGGAGGGAGCACAAGTAACTGAGATGTGTGATTTACCGCAGTATCGACACTGAGATGGCTCGTGTCTTTGTTGGTATGGCCGCACACAGAACCTCCCAATATGTGCGATGTGCTTACAAGAGGAGAGAAACGAGGGGGAAAAGACTGCACATATCTTATTTCCTGCTATTCAAATAACGGCTATAACTTATGCGCATGGGTCGCTTTACACAGAAGCTGCATTTGATTCATGGCTACACTATTTTGGTATTCCTCGCAATATTGGACCTTTGTTCGCTTGATGAAACAGTGTGGtgtgaaaaatgaaaaattgaacatatttgaaaaactatACAGCTCATCTCATCGAGAAAGTATCATATTAACTCAATTATGAGTAGTAGTGAACCTTCCTCTCATTTAGCCAACTATTGGAAGATAATCTATGTTTTTCTAATTGGTAAAAGTGTACAGTATCTGCTGGTGATATCGACACCTCCTTTCCCGTTCGATACGTCTACTTCATTACTTCTGGATACCCTGGTGACAGATAAGTCTGAGATTAGCAACTTGGCGAATAGATTGGTGTGGAATAAATTACTTTCGTGGGATGCCGtatatttcattaaagGTATGATCGATTCTccagaatttgaaaatgaatttgcaTTTTCTTTACTGTGGAAAAAGTTGGTGAAAATGTCAACCAATGGAGATAATTTCTATCGCATTTTATACACTGCTGTTTTCTACGAGAATATTTTCCATCTATTGTCATGTTTGGTACTTTATCATTTAACGCTGGAGACATTCGGATCTAAAAGAAAGTTTTCGAGGGAAATGGCATTGAAAACTTCTATTTTGTTTGTATTCACAAGTGCAGCCGGTTTCTTACTAAGCATTTAC
This window harbors:
- the UGA2 gene encoding succinate-semialdehyde dehydrogenase (NAD(P)(+)) (similar to Saccharomyces cerevisiae UGA2 (YBR006W); ancestral locus Anc_3.199), with the translated sequence MGQPQFPNPKFANQDLIKNGALINGEWINDAKEYFDVTNPASGEVIATLPELSLSQVDYSIEMAHDAFKSYKNTLPRQRAVWLRNLYNLMIENEEDLAKIITWENGKTLAEARGEIKYAASYFQWFAEEAPRIYGNTIQTSTPTNRVFTIRQPVGVCGIICPWNFPSAMIARKAAAALAAGCTVVIKPDSSTPLSALALGTLIEKAGFAKGVVNIILSHKNTPELGNRLCESSKVKKVSFTGSTRVGKILMKQSATTLKKLSLELGGNAPVIVFEDADLEQAAEQVIASKFRSLGQTCVCINRVYVHSNIIRDFTKLLSSKVSKFKIGYGFDENATLGCLINENAVKKVEAHKKDAIDKGAKVVVPGGLLPELGPNFYAPVILSHVTQDALVAKEETFGPLCPIFSFDTMEEVVGYANDTEFGLAAYVFSKNVDTIYTISEALETGMVSCNTGIFSDAAMPFGGVKESGFGREGSLHGIEDYTVLKAITIGGLPPRL
- the KAFR0C00730 gene encoding resistance to Congo red protein (similar to Saccharomyces cerevisiae RCR1 (YBR005W) and RCR2 (YDR003W); ancestral locus Anc_3.200) translates to MVALHNLCCTDSSLLFGTIITNRKRYRLGQAPIRGTSWLTPPSYRQSQRQYNEGDNHIDYVPEYTETANVHDLGYFDERGEFHMNDKVERTNPGPVNTSTLSDSSLEHPRPAVVRDDDSSDDLQFTRPAYTAAGASSNQYYSSSTQNEELSSPQRAKLSH